A region from the Kineothrix sp. IPX-CK genome encodes:
- a CDS encoding DUF6908 domain-containing protein yields the protein MSRLQSDCEYFLGAGQGHEKHLWAGNVKNQITKMWELYNAVPEKPNWLTAQDIELYEKQMAGVEQKVASVDTPITPVPDLNVQPTDIQTTSSASTLDEDEISDLIDVVLCADDITPDTREWAAEIHKFFEGGHKQTTKAKILKAFYGKLDTDYITETGDYLYLTAGDDGLTFEIGNQQFTEDYGTLVSRIDRLILTGVYPFSSADTVIDDYAIPDEQEEMQGFIDEDENSPDEHPVSAELSDTDRQKIIDEYLQHGSGTQGGRQRIFQAMLSMPAKKDRVDFIRKEYYSYSSSRSQPNGDRWRLEYTPKGMAIDYRSGSLALHETLSWNQVESGISDLIRQDRYLTEKDKTEMEAEGQTVYLPAPEAPDQETPDRQLTLFDMTSAMPESYEDAAEDSNDGMIDGNSVEPMQLPFQEGDRIYYNDRVFEIVKFMHDGRTVEIGDIAQLKNLNRLKITERVPLSAIADCKPLKDHYTNGEIATMVVESVQSGDFSEETQAAIKAATLVNQSNDEYNRTIMDDFHARAWGEGFNYRYSPDHHLYDGGPKTKFKNNIAAIRLLKELQAQGRPATAEEQITLARFVGWGGLANALTPDKSGWETEYAEIKELLTDEELQAAQKSTLTSYYTEQSIVSHIYKGLERMGFRGGNILDPALGTGNFFSVLPDSMDSSKLYGCEIDPIPGQIAKQLYPDADIQVMGFEKTAFPDHFFDMMVGNVPFNSIKVDDPRYNKHNFHIHDYFIAKSLDKVRPGGMMALITSKFTMDKANSSMRRYIAGKAELIGAVRLPNNAFKQVAGTEATTDILFLKKREREIVPDEESSPWLTVEQDENGIPMNTYFIDHPEMVLGEMVFDESMFGNEKTTACHPIAGEDLNERLERAISYLDGEYTEATSEYEGEKEVLPESISADPNVRNFSYGLVDGELYYRENSRMYKQNITGRKAERIRGMVEVTAAIRSLIDFQNSEYADLHELPTMEYEKQLQDHIAHLNHVYDAFVKKQGYLNSYANVIAFSRDSNAPLLRSIEAEIKGQKDVWKKTAIFYKATIKPKIMPKTVFSAEEALMVSLNVKGKVDLDYMSWLYQYPDHRKATPEEIIDELGDKIYQDPDDYTGNPHTGWKTADEYLSGYVKDKLVTAILKAEEEPERFSRNAEALKLVQPVPLTPQDISFTLGTTWIPPGIYQQFMYDTFQTAPNLQDGRFSISLEFSKYSGAYYISNKSAESSSVTVNQSYGTDRLNAYEILETTLNLRPVEVKDPVDYIDPNTGEEKKKYVLNKKETILAREKQAEIKMAFESWLFADPERGASLTKLYNDRFNNIRPREYSGDNLLMPDMAEGIKLRKHQSDVIAHGLYSDGNLLMAHEVGAGKTYAAVGLGYEMKRLGAVHKPLYAVPNHLVGEWAAHYMKMYPNANILVAEKKDFERKNRRRFVSRIATGEYDAIIMGHSSFELIGLSRERQLAAMESEMAAITEAITEVKARDGKDWTLKQMQIFKSNLQFRYDRLFNAEKKDGVINFEELGVDALIVDEAHAYKNNFSYTKMRNVAGVTGVSSQRAMDMHQKCQYINDLNNGKGVVYLTGTPISNTMAELYVLQKTLQPWELEKRGLLMFDAWASTFGVVESSLEIKPEGNGYQMKNRFARFHNLPELMAMFHMIADIKTADMLDLPTPKLRTGGPQVIKTECTPEQKRLVMELGERAEKIRNGQVDSSEDNFLKLTLEARLLSTDPRAVDPDLPDDPNTKLNVCVRKAAEIYHETAENRLTQLIFCDQGTPKGDGSFNFYEATKAVLIAQGVKPEEIAFIHDAKTDVQREQLFEKVRTGEIRILMGSTGKMGTGMNVQNKLVALHHLDVPWRPSDLIQRNGRILRQGNDNEEISIFNYITENTFDAYLWQILEQKQRYISQIMTGRSTLRTCEDVDSTMLQYAEFKALATSDPRIKEKMETDNEISRLTVLKSAWQSQRNDLQYKIGKHYPSKIAATERKIAGMEADLADYTGNKPSEFQMTIDGRLHDERTKAAEHFMVRSRKLGRSTGDTLDVGSYAGFPVRLIRRMGDGVGIQLCGKCTYSTELGESELGNITRIENLAERIVSELEVAKTELADLHRQLEAAKLESEKPFASEEKLVQLQRKKVELDLALEFKDTSDLVLEPDEDNTDVMNYEPDEEADAPSRTAPPSAHLTLEQRLYQKLAVFAGPILEGEAYYMKLKSEGFEDLVLEAIGGNEYSIAHYYRQNGDSMRDPEITFTIDKQTCSIHPTSFLQDDIGLFYDTDSVPPSRVRDLKDFMSQWFTNIKEQGFEPEKVSVYASENDESEFER from the coding sequence TTGAGCCGCCTGCAATCTGATTGCGAATATTTCTTAGGCGCAGGGCAAGGACATGAAAAGCATTTATGGGCGGGAAACGTAAAAAACCAAATTACCAAGATGTGGGAGCTTTACAATGCCGTACCTGAAAAACCGAATTGGCTGACAGCGCAGGACATCGAACTCTACGAAAAACAAATGGCAGGGGTTGAGCAGAAAGTTGCCAGCGTAGATACGCCCATCACGCCGGTGCCTGATCTAAACGTACAGCCCACGGATATTCAAACCACTTCCTCTGCATCAACGCTTGACGAGGACGAAATCTCCGACCTCATTGATGTGGTGCTGTGTGCCGACGACATTACCCCTGATACAAGGGAATGGGCAGCGGAAATCCATAAATTCTTTGAGGGCGGACACAAGCAGACTACGAAAGCCAAAATCCTGAAAGCCTTTTATGGCAAGCTGGATACCGACTACATCACGGAAACCGGAGATTATTTATATCTCACCGCAGGCGATGATGGGCTGACCTTTGAAATCGGGAATCAGCAATTTACCGAGGACTATGGCACGCTCGTCAGCCGGATTGACCGCTTGATTCTGACTGGGGTATATCCGTTTAGCTCCGCAGACACCGTGATTGACGATTATGCCATCCCCGATGAACAGGAGGAAATGCAGGGCTTTATAGACGAGGACGAAAATAGTCCTGATGAACATCCTGTATCCGCTGAGTTGTCTGACACGGACAGACAAAAAATCATTGACGAATACCTTCAGCATGGCAGCGGCACACAGGGCGGCAGGCAACGGATTTTTCAAGCCATGCTGTCCATGCCTGCCAAAAAAGACAGGGTTGATTTCATCCGAAAGGAATATTACTCATATAGCAGCTCCCGCAGTCAGCCCAATGGCGACAGATGGCGCTTGGAGTATACCCCCAAGGGGATGGCGATTGATTACCGATCCGGTTCTCTGGCACTGCACGAAACTCTATCATGGAATCAGGTGGAAAGCGGTATCTCTGACCTGATCCGTCAAGACCGCTACCTTACGGAAAAAGATAAAACGGAGATGGAAGCCGAGGGGCAGACGGTGTACTTGCCAGCCCCCGAAGCACCGGATCAGGAGACTCCCGACAGGCAGCTCACCTTATTCGATATGACCTCCGCTATGCCGGAGAGCTATGAGGACGCCGCCGAGGACAGCAATGACGGCATGATTGATGGGAACTCTGTGGAGCCGATGCAACTGCCGTTTCAGGAGGGCGACCGCATTTATTATAATGACCGTGTGTTTGAAATCGTTAAATTCATGCACGATGGGCGCACGGTGGAAATCGGAGATATTGCACAGCTTAAAAATCTGAACCGGCTTAAAATTACCGAGCGTGTGCCGCTGTCTGCCATTGCGGATTGTAAGCCGTTAAAAGATCATTACACGAATGGCGAGATTGCCACCATGGTGGTAGAAAGCGTTCAAAGCGGTGATTTTTCAGAGGAAACGCAGGCTGCCATCAAAGCCGCCACCCTTGTCAATCAGTCTAATGATGAGTACAACCGTACCATTATGGATGATTTCCATGCCCGTGCTTGGGGTGAAGGTTTCAATTACCGCTATTCCCCCGACCATCATCTTTACGATGGCGGCCCGAAAACCAAATTCAAAAACAACATTGCAGCCATTCGGCTTCTAAAGGAACTGCAAGCACAAGGGCGCCCAGCAACAGCGGAGGAACAGATAACCCTTGCCCGGTTTGTCGGCTGGGGTGGGCTTGCAAATGCCCTTACACCGGATAAAAGCGGATGGGAAACAGAATACGCGGAAATTAAAGAACTGCTGACAGACGAGGAATTGCAGGCGGCACAGAAAAGCACCCTGACTTCCTATTATACGGAGCAGAGCATCGTCAGCCATATCTATAAAGGGCTGGAGCGAATGGGGTTCCGGGGCGGCAACATCTTAGACCCTGCCCTTGGTACAGGCAACTTCTTTTCCGTACTGCCGGACAGCATGGATTCCTCTAAACTATACGGCTGTGAAATCGACCCCATCCCCGGACAGATTGCAAAACAGCTTTATCCTGATGCGGATATTCAGGTGATGGGCTTTGAAAAGACAGCTTTTCCCGACCATTTTTTCGATATGATGGTGGGTAACGTGCCGTTTAACTCCATCAAGGTGGATGACCCCCGATACAATAAGCACAACTTCCACATTCACGACTACTTTATTGCCAAGTCACTGGATAAGGTCCGTCCGGGCGGCATGATGGCGCTGATTACCTCCAAATTTACCATGGATAAAGCAAATTCCAGTATGCGCCGTTATATCGCAGGGAAAGCCGAATTGATTGGAGCTGTCCGCCTGCCGAACAATGCGTTCAAACAGGTAGCCGGAACCGAAGCTACCACAGACATTCTTTTTCTGAAAAAGCGGGAACGGGAAATTGTGCCAGACGAGGAAAGCAGTCCTTGGCTGACCGTAGAGCAAGACGAAAACGGCATTCCCATGAACACCTATTTTATCGACCACCCGGAAATGGTGCTGGGTGAGATGGTGTTTGACGAGTCCATGTTCGGCAACGAAAAGACCACCGCCTGCCACCCGATAGCCGGAGAGGACTTGAATGAACGGCTGGAGCGTGCCATTTCCTATCTCGACGGCGAATATACCGAGGCCACCTCCGAATATGAGGGCGAAAAGGAAGTGCTGCCCGAATCCATTTCTGCTGATCCCAATGTGCGCAATTTCAGCTATGGGCTGGTAGACGGTGAGCTGTACTACCGTGAAAACTCTCGGATGTATAAGCAAAACATCACCGGCCGGAAAGCCGAGCGTATTCGTGGGATGGTGGAGGTTACGGCAGCCATCCGTAGCTTGATTGACTTTCAGAACAGCGAATATGCAGATCTCCATGAGCTGCCTACCATGGAATATGAAAAGCAGCTTCAGGATCATATCGCCCATCTCAATCATGTGTATGATGCCTTTGTCAAAAAGCAAGGGTATCTCAATTCCTATGCCAATGTAATCGCATTTTCAAGAGATTCCAATGCCCCTCTGCTCCGTTCCATTGAGGCGGAGATAAAAGGCCAAAAGGATGTATGGAAAAAGACCGCTATCTTCTACAAGGCGACCATCAAGCCCAAGATTATGCCTAAAACGGTGTTTTCGGCAGAGGAAGCCCTGATGGTTTCTCTCAATGTGAAAGGCAAGGTTGACCTTGATTATATGTCCTGGCTCTATCAGTACCCCGATCACCGCAAGGCTACACCGGAGGAAATCATTGACGAGTTAGGGGATAAAATTTATCAAGACCCTGATGATTACACCGGCAATCCGCACACCGGCTGGAAAACTGCCGACGAGTATCTAAGCGGCTATGTCAAGGATAAGTTGGTAACGGCAATCTTGAAAGCGGAGGAAGAACCGGAACGGTTCAGCCGAAATGCAGAGGCGTTGAAGCTGGTGCAGCCGGTTCCCCTGACTCCGCAGGACATCAGCTTTACCCTCGGAACCACATGGATTCCCCCGGGGATTTACCAGCAATTCATGTATGATACCTTTCAGACCGCACCCAACCTTCAAGATGGCCGCTTTAGCATTTCTCTCGAATTTTCTAAATACAGCGGCGCCTATTATATTTCCAATAAAAGTGCAGAAAGCAGTTCCGTGACGGTCAACCAGTCCTACGGCACAGATCGGCTCAATGCCTACGAAATACTGGAAACCACCCTCAACCTCCGACCTGTGGAGGTGAAAGACCCGGTTGATTATATTGACCCGAATACCGGAGAGGAAAAAAAGAAATACGTTCTCAACAAAAAGGAAACCATCTTGGCCCGTGAAAAGCAGGCGGAAATCAAGATGGCTTTCGAAAGCTGGCTATTTGCCGACCCGGAGCGTGGGGCGAGCCTGACGAAGCTCTACAATGACCGTTTCAATAACATCCGCCCCCGTGAATACAGCGGTGACAATCTTCTCATGCCGGATATGGCGGAGGGCATCAAGCTCCGCAAGCATCAGAGCGATGTCATTGCTCATGGTCTTTACAGTGATGGTAATCTGCTGATGGCACATGAAGTGGGTGCTGGCAAAACCTACGCTGCTGTCGGCCTTGGCTATGAAATGAAACGGCTGGGAGCAGTCCACAAGCCCCTGTATGCCGTGCCAAATCACCTTGTAGGCGAATGGGCAGCCCATTACATGAAGATGTACCCCAACGCCAATATTTTAGTGGCGGAGAAAAAGGATTTTGAGCGAAAGAACCGCCGCCGCTTTGTCAGCAGGATTGCTACCGGTGAGTACGACGCCATCATTATGGGGCATAGCAGCTTTGAACTCATCGGCTTATCCAGAGAGCGCCAGCTTGCGGCTATGGAGTCGGAAATGGCGGCTATTACAGAAGCAATCACAGAGGTAAAAGCCCGTGACGGCAAGGACTGGACGCTCAAACAGATGCAGATTTTCAAATCCAACCTCCAGTTTCGCTATGACAGGCTGTTTAATGCAGAGAAAAAAGACGGTGTTATCAACTTTGAGGAATTGGGTGTGGACGCCCTGATTGTGGATGAAGCCCATGCCTACAAGAACAATTTTTCCTACACCAAGATGCGTAACGTAGCCGGAGTTACCGGTGTTAGCAGCCAGCGTGCCATGGATATGCACCAAAAATGCCAATACATCAATGACCTGAACAATGGCAAAGGTGTGGTTTACCTAACCGGTACTCCGATTTCCAACACAATGGCGGAACTGTACGTTCTGCAAAAGACTTTGCAACCGTGGGAACTGGAAAAGCGTGGCCTGCTGATGTTTGACGCATGGGCAAGTACCTTTGGTGTGGTGGAGTCCTCCTTGGAAATCAAGCCGGAGGGCAACGGCTATCAAATGAAAAACCGTTTTGCAAGGTTTCACAATCTACCTGAGCTGATGGCAATGTTCCACATGATTGCGGATATTAAAACCGCTGATATGCTGGACTTACCTACTCCAAAGCTAAGAACCGGCGGTCCACAGGTTATCAAAACGGAATGTACCCCGGAGCAGAAACGCCTTGTGATGGAATTGGGAGAACGGGCGGAGAAAATCCGCAACGGACAGGTAGACAGCTCCGAGGATAATTTCCTGAAGCTCACGCTGGAGGCCCGCCTGCTGTCTACCGATCCGAGAGCCGTTGACCCGGATTTACCGGATGACCCCAATACAAAGCTCAATGTCTGCGTCCGGAAAGCGGCTGAAATCTACCATGAAACCGCTGAGAACCGCTTGACCCAGCTTATTTTCTGCGATCAAGGCACGCCCAAGGGTGACGGCAGCTTTAATTTTTACGAGGCTACCAAGGCGGTGCTGATTGCACAGGGGGTAAAACCGGAGGAAATTGCCTTTATCCACGATGCCAAGACGGACGTACAGCGGGAGCAGCTTTTTGAAAAGGTACGAACCGGTGAAATCCGCATACTGATGGGCAGCACCGGGAAGATGGGCACCGGCATGAATGTTCAAAATAAGCTGGTGGCGCTCCATCATCTCGATGTGCCGTGGCGCCCCTCCGACCTCATTCAGCGCAACGGCCGCATTCTCCGTCAGGGCAACGACAACGAGGAAATTTCCATATTCAACTACATCACAGAGAATACCTTCGATGCGTACCTGTGGCAGATTTTAGAGCAGAAACAGCGGTATATCAGTCAGATTATGACCGGTCGCTCTACCCTCAGAACCTGTGAGGATGTGGACAGCACGATGCTTCAGTATGCCGAATTTAAGGCCCTTGCAACCTCCGACCCAAGAATTAAGGAGAAGATGGAAACGGATAACGAGATCAGCCGCCTGACGGTGCTGAAATCCGCATGGCAGAGCCAGCGCAATGACCTTCAGTACAAAATCGGAAAACACTATCCAAGCAAGATTGCCGCAACCGAGCGTAAAATAGCAGGAATGGAAGCTGACCTTGCCGACTATACAGGAAACAAGCCGTCCGAGTTTCAAATGACCATTGACGGCAGGCTCCATGATGAGCGAACCAAGGCTGCCGAACACTTCATGGTCCGTTCCCGCAAGCTGGGGCGAAGCACCGGGGATACCCTTGATGTGGGCAGCTATGCAGGCTTTCCGGTCCGGCTGATACGCCGCATGGGAGATGGGGTCGGTATCCAGCTATGCGGCAAATGCACCTATTCTACGGAATTGGGTGAGTCGGAGCTGGGAAACATCACCCGTATTGAAAATCTTGCGGAACGCATTGTGTCGGAATTAGAAGTCGCCAAAACCGAGCTTGCGGATTTGCACCGCCAGCTTGAGGCGGCAAAGCTGGAGAGTGAAAAGCCCTTTGCCAGTGAAGAAAAATTGGTGCAGTTACAGCGGAAAAAGGTTGAGCTTGACCTTGCCTTAGAATTTAAGGATACCTCTGACCTTGTTTTAGAGCCGGATGAGGATAACACGGATGTAATGAATTATGAGCCGGACGAGGAAGCAGATGCGCCAAGCAGAACGGCTCCCCCCTCTGCACACCTCACGCTGGAACAGCGGCTGTATCAGAAACTGGCGGTTTTCGCAGGCCCTATTCTTGAGGGAGAAGCCTATTACATGAAGTTAAAAAGCGAAGGCTTTGAAGATTTGGTGCTGGAAGCCATAGGCGGCAATGAGTACAGCATCGCCCATTATTACCGCCAAAATGGCGATTCCATGCGTGACCCTGAGATTACCTTCACCATTGATAAGCAGACCTGTTCCATTCACCCTACATCGTTCTTACAGGACGATATAGGGCTTTTTTACGATACGGACAGCGTACCGCCGTCAAGGGTGCGTGACTTGAAGGATTTTATGTCACAGTGGTTTACCAACATCAAGGAGCAGGGTTTTGAGCCCGAGAAGGTGTCTGTTTACGCATCGGAAAATGATGAAAGCGAATTTGAGAGATAG
- a CDS encoding S-layer homology domain-containing protein has product MKKKMNPKTKRAVVVLSIIALIIFIIGLVSCSIQLSQKDPSLPAVTDSDNPAPTPGDKIVIPKIDQGSPGNLPDGTIQQGTTDSKPEETENGGKDTEQGKDKPYPAKPTEKPPVSPKPVKPADPTMPPVTPTPKPTVPPASPTPKPSEPVKPTEPPKQEEKPSTPDKPGGGSGGGSTSYPAAVVEILIPEYSHADMEFEVKTTLRNVKSLDWTVAEDGKDTPQGDFLKGTLDKNGGKITITQPGQYVLTAAAQNYGNRAYIFTKKITIHPTFDIKIEADKTAHTNQSFAVKTTLSDNVKQQLNWHIYKDGSEVKWQEAVTGSLANDGGSIQIKDKGSYILKAAAYDETSREFFGKADVEVYPIIEIGVQAPVAAHTDTPVTVAVNTKELGDLTLAWTVTKDGKEISLADCMEGKLDNTGGTVRFLGKGDYSLTATATDKAGRAFSGKADIKIYPVAAFSFDLPATTHTDKPATVKVVSSELQDMTAEWTVLYNGESTPLTSVLEGSLTNEGGTVRFKQKGSYTLKAILLDALGREYKHEASTVVYPVAETGFYIPSQVHTDTAVEVKTSFQETAGLTAEWSLTKDGKPITLMDGFDGTLTNDGGKIRFNEVGEYNLQAAVTDSTGRSFTYTAPVKVYPVITVVMELTKETHTDKAATASVKLSNAGSLPVAWSMAKDNVPVQPEHELTDKGGSIRFLEKGSYTVTAAVTDEAGRTFEDSKTVKIYPIPGIAFSLPAAVHTDDMVTVDTILTDMEGLTAVWYVDNTFGFQDWAVCIDGQLNNQGGSIHFKRAGVYDLQARVTDATGRVFHFNSGKIEVLPVLSLSFELPATGHTDTQIEVRTRGNNNVLPVEWSLMKNGTVIPLEQAVSGSLNAQGGKIRFTGNGEYRLTASMTDALGRMFTASSQISIFPLYNCDFSMPAAIHTGQNFVVNMSSSINLNGKSIVWTATKDGAAVAVSDFFKGTLDNGGGTVHVDTAGSYQLTASITDELNRVFACTQTITITNTAPSKPTLTADVTRTYADGKFLVNLTAASTDPDGDAVIYEFEGKTTNNYYPLGTHTVKVRAKDSYGGVSDWTSATFTVANAAPSTPAFSASITRTAKGGSFLVNFTASSTDPDGDVVSYEYQNMTADRYYPVGTHTVKVRAKDNYGGVSDWAAVTFTVANSAPTRPEITRTPGGNSVVPGTPVTITATSSDLDGDSITYVWEGRPSQTSTYPLGKNTVRVKAVDSTGAESPWAAIVFFVMDANGSGGMMLTGPDSTINENGIEGATIANYTFNVPPVSGHSGQDYGRVRGYNVTTGTWDQLDYGTTSNGISFSRNLTPGVYSKLEFYYYTNHSCMYNKSNITYTVEYHFE; this is encoded by the coding sequence ATGAAAAAGAAGATGAATCCCAAAACCAAACGGGCGGTGGTGGTGCTTTCCATCATCGCCCTGATTATTTTTATTATCGGTCTGGTAAGCTGCTCCATTCAGCTTTCACAGAAAGACCCGTCACTGCCTGCTGTGACGGACAGCGACAATCCGGCTCCCACCCCCGGCGACAAAATCGTAATTCCGAAAATTGACCAAGGAAGCCCCGGCAATCTGCCTGATGGCACAATTCAGCAGGGCACCACGGATAGCAAGCCGGAGGAAACCGAGAACGGCGGCAAGGATACGGAACAGGGCAAGGATAAGCCTTACCCTGCAAAGCCTACGGAAAAACCGCCTGTATCCCCCAAGCCGGTAAAGCCTGCCGACCCTACCATGCCACCGGTTACTCCAACCCCCAAGCCTACCGTACCGCCTGCTTCCCCCACACCAAAGCCGAGTGAGCCTGTGAAGCCCACCGAGCCGCCGAAACAGGAAGAAAAGCCAAGTACGCCTGACAAACCGGGCGGCGGTTCAGGGGGCGGCAGTACCAGCTATCCCGCCGCTGTGGTAGAAATCCTTATCCCTGAGTACAGTCACGCGGATATGGAGTTTGAGGTAAAGACCACGCTGCGCAACGTGAAGTCGCTGGATTGGACTGTTGCCGAGGACGGAAAAGATACCCCGCAGGGGGATTTTCTGAAAGGCACGCTTGATAAGAATGGCGGGAAAATCACCATTACCCAGCCGGGACAGTATGTTTTGACTGCCGCAGCTCAAAACTATGGCAACCGTGCCTATATCTTTACCAAGAAAATCACCATTCACCCCACCTTTGACATCAAGATAGAAGCAGACAAAACCGCCCATACGAATCAATCCTTTGCGGTAAAAACTACGCTTTCTGACAATGTGAAACAGCAATTAAACTGGCACATCTACAAGGATGGCAGCGAGGTGAAATGGCAGGAAGCTGTAACAGGCTCCCTTGCCAATGATGGCGGCTCTATCCAAATCAAGGATAAGGGCAGCTATATCCTGAAGGCTGCCGCCTACGATGAAACCAGCCGGGAATTTTTCGGCAAAGCTGATGTAGAGGTTTATCCTATTATCGAAATTGGCGTACAGGCTCCTGTCGCCGCCCACACCGATACCCCTGTTACCGTTGCTGTGAATACCAAGGAGTTGGGAGATCTCACACTTGCATGGACTGTGACCAAGGACGGCAAAGAAATCTCCCTGGCCGACTGTATGGAGGGCAAGCTGGACAATACCGGCGGTACGGTGCGTTTCCTCGGCAAAGGCGATTACAGCCTAACCGCCACAGCTACCGATAAGGCTGGCAGGGCGTTCAGCGGAAAAGCGGATATTAAAATCTATCCTGTGGCCGCTTTTTCGTTTGACCTTCCTGCCACTACCCACACCGATAAACCTGCCACGGTAAAGGTGGTGTCCTCTGAATTGCAGGACATGACCGCTGAATGGACGGTGCTTTATAACGGAGAAAGCACCCCGCTTACATCCGTTCTGGAGGGCAGCCTGACTAATGAGGGCGGCACGGTCCGCTTTAAGCAGAAAGGCTCCTATACACTGAAAGCCATCCTGCTTGATGCCCTCGGACGAGAATACAAACATGAGGCCAGCACTGTGGTTTATCCTGTTGCGGAAACAGGTTTTTATATTCCCTCTCAGGTCCACACCGATACGGCCGTAGAGGTCAAGACCAGCTTTCAGGAAACGGCGGGATTGACTGCCGAATGGAGCTTGACGAAGGACGGCAAGCCGATCACACTGATGGACGGCTTTGATGGAACCCTCACCAATGACGGCGGTAAAATCCGCTTTAATGAGGTTGGCGAATATAATTTACAGGCGGCTGTTACCGACAGCACCGGCCGCAGCTTTACCTATACCGCCCCTGTTAAGGTTTATCCCGTCATCACGGTTGTAATGGAGCTTACCAAGGAAACCCACACGGACAAGGCGGCAACGGCTTCTGTCAAGCTGTCAAATGCCGGTTCCCTGCCTGTGGCTTGGAGCATGGCAAAAGACAATGTGCCGGTGCAGCCGGAGCATGAGCTGACCGACAAGGGCGGTTCTATCCGCTTTTTAGAAAAAGGCAGCTATACCGTGACCGCAGCCGTGACCGATGAGGCCGGGAGGACTTTTGAGGACAGCAAGACTGTCAAGATTTACCCAATCCCCGGCATTGCTTTCAGTCTGCCTGCCGCTGTCCACACCGATGACATGGTGACGGTTGATACTATCCTCACCGATATGGAGGGACTGACGGCGGTATGGTATGTTGACAATACCTTTGGTTTTCAGGATTGGGCGGTCTGCATCGACGGCCAACTGAACAATCAGGGCGGCTCCATTCACTTCAAACGCGCGGGAGTATATGATTTGCAGGCACGGGTGACAGACGCCACAGGACGGGTATTCCACTTTAACAGCGGAAAAATAGAAGTCTTGCCGGTGCTTTCCCTCTCCTTTGAACTTCCTGCCACCGGGCATACCGACACGCAGATCGAGGTCAGAACGAGGGGAAACAACAATGTGCTGCCGGTGGAATGGTCACTGATGAAAAACGGTACGGTCATTCCTTTGGAGCAGGCTGTCAGCGGCTCTCTCAATGCACAGGGCGGTAAAATCCGCTTTACCGGGAATGGTGAATACCGTCTGACAGCATCTATGACAGATGCGCTGGGCAGGATGTTTACCGCCAGTAGCCAGATCAGCATTTTCCCCCTTTACAACTGCGATTTCTCTATGCCAGCGGCGATTCATACAGGGCAAAACTTTGTTGTCAACATGAGCAGCTCCATCAATCTGAACGGCAAGAGTATTGTATGGACGGCAACGAAGGATGGCGCAGCCGTGGCAGTTTCCGACTTCTTTAAGGGGACGCTGGACAATGGCGGCGGCACGGTTCATGTGGATACAGCAGGAAGCTATCAGCTCACTGCATCCATCACGGATGAACTGAACAGAGTGTTTGCCTGCACCCAAACTATCACGATTACCAATACCGCACCCAGCAAACCGACCCTAACGGCCGATGTGACAAGGACATATGCTGACGGCAAATTTTTGGTGAACCTCACGGCTGCCAGCACCGACCCGGACGGAGATGCTGTCATTTATGAGTTTGAGGGTAAGACCACCAACAATTATTACCCCCTTGGAACGCATACCGTCAAAGTAAGGGCGAAAGACAGTTATGGCGGGGTTTCGGATTGGACATCGGCAACCTTTACTGTCGCCAATGCCGCACCCAGCACGCCTGCTTTTTCAGCCAGCATAACAAGAACAGCCAAGGGCGGAAGTTTCCTTGTGAACTTTACAGCAAGCAGCACAGACCCGGACGGTGATGTTGTTAGCTATGAGTATCAGAACATGACTGCTGATCGCTATTATCCTGTTGGTACGCATACCGTCAAGGTAAGAGCGAAAGACAATTATGGCGGTGTTTCCGATTGGGCGGCAGTTACCTTTACCGTTGCCAACTCTGCGCCGACTCGCCCTGAGATTACAAGAACACCGGGCGGTAACAGTGTTGTGCCGGGAACGCCTGTTACCATCACTGCAACCAGCTCTGACCTGGACGGAGATAGCATCACCTATGTTTGGGAGGGCAGGCCGTCACAGACGTCTACCTATCCTCTCGGCAAAAACACCGTAAGGGTGAAAGCCGTTGACAGCACCGGCGCAGAGTCGCCATGGGCAGCCATTGTTTTCTTTGTTATGGATGCAAACGGCAGCGGTGGCATGATGTTGACCGGTCCTGATTCCACCATCAACGAAAACGGGATTGAGGGGGCGACCATTGCAAATTATACCTTTAATGTACCTCCCGTTTCCGGTCACAGTGGGCAGGACTATGGTAGAGTGCGTGGATACAATGTAACAACCGGCACGTGGGATCAGCTTGACTACGGGACGACCAGCAATGGCATATCCTTCAGCCGGAATTTAACACCCGGCGTATATTCTAAGCTGGAATTTTACTATTATACCAACCACTCGTGTATGTATAACAAATCCAATATTACCTATACGGTGGAATATCACTTTGAATAA